The Homo sapiens chromosome 5, GRCh38.p14 Primary Assembly genome includes a window with the following:
- the BNIP1 gene encoding vesicle transport protein SEC20 isoform X1 has translation MAAPQDVHVRICNQEIVKFDLEVKALIQDIRDCSGPLSALTELNTKVKEKFQQLRHRIQPVLYQRAFIWTASTFFFKLTYSLTDFSSTQHDFNSPTTPVTFSDLEQLAKEQDKESEKQLLLQEVENHKKQMLSNQASWRKANLTCKIAIDNLEKAELLQGGDLLRQRKTTKESLAQTSSTITESLMGISRMMAQQVQQSEEAMQSLGNTYSIEKDKKTLAQDCHRNATAATHFFTNDPGCK, from the exons ATGGCGGCTCCCCAAGACGTCCACGTCCGGATCTGTAACCAAGAGATTGTCAAATTTGACCTGGAGGTGAAGGCGCTTATTCAG GATATCCGTGATTGTTCAGGACCCTTAAGTGCTCTTACTGAACTGAATACtaaagtaaaagagaaatttcAACAGTTGCGTCACAGAATACAG ccagttCTCTATCAAAGGGCATTTATTTGgactgcttccacatttttttttaagctaactTATTCCCTGACAGACTTTTCTTCAACTCAGCATGACTTCAACTCTCCAACTACACCTGTTACCTTCAGT GACCTGGAGCAGTTGGCTAAAGAGCAAGACAAAGAATCAGAGAAACAACTTCTACTCCAGGAAGTGGAGAATCACAAAAAGCAGATGCTCAG CAATCAGGCCTCATGGAGGAAAGCTAATCTCACCTGCAAAATTGCAATCGACAATCTAGAGAAAGCAGAACTTCTTCAGGGAGGAGATCTCTTAAGGCAAAG GAAAACCACCAAAGAGAGCCTGGCCCAGACATCCAGTACCATCACTGAGAGCCTCATGGGGATCAGCAGGATGATGGCCCAGCAGGTCCAGCAGAGCGAGGAGGCCATGCAGTCTCTAG gtaacacATACAGCATAGAGAAGGATAAGAAAACTCTAGCCCAGGACTGCCATAGAAACGCAACAGCAGCCAC TCACTTCTTCACGAACGATCCTGGATGCAAATGA
- the BNIP1 gene encoding vesicle transport protein SEC20 isoform X3, with the protein MAAPQDVHVRICNQEIVKFDLEVKALIQDIRDCSGPLSALTELNTKVKEKFQQLRHRIQDLEQLAKEQDKESEKQLLLQEVENHKKQMLSNQASWRKANLTCKIAIDNLEKAELLQGGDLLRQRKTTKESLAQTSSTITESLMGISRMMAQQVQQSEEAMQSLGNTYSIEKDKKTLAQDCHRNATAATHFFTNDPGCK; encoded by the exons ATGGCGGCTCCCCAAGACGTCCACGTCCGGATCTGTAACCAAGAGATTGTCAAATTTGACCTGGAGGTGAAGGCGCTTATTCAG GATATCCGTGATTGTTCAGGACCCTTAAGTGCTCTTACTGAACTGAATACtaaagtaaaagagaaatttcAACAGTTGCGTCACAGAATACAG GACCTGGAGCAGTTGGCTAAAGAGCAAGACAAAGAATCAGAGAAACAACTTCTACTCCAGGAAGTGGAGAATCACAAAAAGCAGATGCTCAG CAATCAGGCCTCATGGAGGAAAGCTAATCTCACCTGCAAAATTGCAATCGACAATCTAGAGAAAGCAGAACTTCTTCAGGGAGGAGATCTCTTAAGGCAAAG GAAAACCACCAAAGAGAGCCTGGCCCAGACATCCAGTACCATCACTGAGAGCCTCATGGGGATCAGCAGGATGATGGCCCAGCAGGTCCAGCAGAGCGAGGAGGCCATGCAGTCTCTAG gtaacacATACAGCATAGAGAAGGATAAGAAAACTCTAGCCCAGGACTGCCATAGAAACGCAACAGCAGCCAC TCACTTCTTCACGAACGATCCTGGATGCAAATGA
- the BNIP1 gene encoding vesicle transport protein SEC20 isoform X4, which yields MAAPQDVHVRICNQEIVKFDLEVKALIQDIRDCSGPLSALTELNTKVKEKFQQLRHRIQDLEQLAKEQDKESEKQLLLQEVENHKKQMLSNQASWRKANLTCKIAIDNLEKAELLQGGDLLRQRKTTKESLAQTSSTITESLMGISRMMAQQVQQSEEAMQSLGNTYSIEKDKKTLAQDCHRNATAATLSL from the exons ATGGCGGCTCCCCAAGACGTCCACGTCCGGATCTGTAACCAAGAGATTGTCAAATTTGACCTGGAGGTGAAGGCGCTTATTCAG GATATCCGTGATTGTTCAGGACCCTTAAGTGCTCTTACTGAACTGAATACtaaagtaaaagagaaatttcAACAGTTGCGTCACAGAATACAG GACCTGGAGCAGTTGGCTAAAGAGCAAGACAAAGAATCAGAGAAACAACTTCTACTCCAGGAAGTGGAGAATCACAAAAAGCAGATGCTCAG CAATCAGGCCTCATGGAGGAAAGCTAATCTCACCTGCAAAATTGCAATCGACAATCTAGAGAAAGCAGAACTTCTTCAGGGAGGAGATCTCTTAAGGCAAAG GAAAACCACCAAAGAGAGCCTGGCCCAGACATCCAGTACCATCACTGAGAGCCTCATGGGGATCAGCAGGATGATGGCCCAGCAGGTCCAGCAGAGCGAGGAGGCCATGCAGTCTCTAG gtaacacATACAGCATAGAGAAGGATAAGAAAACTCTAGCCCAGGACTGCCATAGAAACGCAACAGCAGCCAC ATTAAGTCTTTGA
- the BNIP1 gene encoding vesicle transport protein SEC20 isoform X2, giving the protein MAAPQDVHVRICNQEIVKFDLEVKALIQDIRDCSGPLSALTELNTKVKEKFQQLRHRIQPVLYQRAFIWTASTFFFKLTYSLTDFSSTQHDFNSPTTPVTFSDLEQLAKEQDKESEKQLLLQEVENHKKQMLSNQASWRKANLTCKIAIDNLEKAELLQGGDLLRQRKTTKESLAQTSSTITESLMGISRMMAQQVQQSEEAMQSLGNTYSIEKDKKTLAQDCHRNATAATLSL; this is encoded by the exons ATGGCGGCTCCCCAAGACGTCCACGTCCGGATCTGTAACCAAGAGATTGTCAAATTTGACCTGGAGGTGAAGGCGCTTATTCAG GATATCCGTGATTGTTCAGGACCCTTAAGTGCTCTTACTGAACTGAATACtaaagtaaaagagaaatttcAACAGTTGCGTCACAGAATACAG ccagttCTCTATCAAAGGGCATTTATTTGgactgcttccacatttttttttaagctaactTATTCCCTGACAGACTTTTCTTCAACTCAGCATGACTTCAACTCTCCAACTACACCTGTTACCTTCAGT GACCTGGAGCAGTTGGCTAAAGAGCAAGACAAAGAATCAGAGAAACAACTTCTACTCCAGGAAGTGGAGAATCACAAAAAGCAGATGCTCAG CAATCAGGCCTCATGGAGGAAAGCTAATCTCACCTGCAAAATTGCAATCGACAATCTAGAGAAAGCAGAACTTCTTCAGGGAGGAGATCTCTTAAGGCAAAG GAAAACCACCAAAGAGAGCCTGGCCCAGACATCCAGTACCATCACTGAGAGCCTCATGGGGATCAGCAGGATGATGGCCCAGCAGGTCCAGCAGAGCGAGGAGGCCATGCAGTCTCTAG gtaacacATACAGCATAGAGAAGGATAAGAAAACTCTAGCCCAGGACTGCCATAGAAACGCAACAGCAGCCAC ATTAAGTCTTTGA
- the BNIP1 gene encoding vesicle transport protein SEC20 isoform BNIP1-b (isoform BNIP1-b is encoded by transcript variant BNIP1-b), which yields MAAPQDVHVRICNQEIVKFDLEVKALIQDIRDCSGPLSALTELNTKVKEKFQQLRHRIQPVLYQRAFIWTASTFFFKLTYSLTDFSSTQHDFNSPTTPVTFSDLEQLAKEQDKESEKQLLLQEVENHKKQMLSNQASWRKANLTCKIAIDNLEKAELLQGGDLLRQRKTTKESLAQTSSTITESLMGISRMMAQQVQQSEEAMQSLVTSSRTILDANEEFKSMSGTIQLGRKLITKYNRRELTDKLLIFLALALFLATVLYIVKKRLFPFL from the exons ATGGCGGCTCCCCAAGACGTCCACGTCCGGATCTGTAACCAAGAGATTGTCAAATTTGACCTGGAGGTGAAGGCGCTTATTCAG GATATCCGTGATTGTTCAGGACCCTTAAGTGCTCTTACTGAACTGAATACtaaagtaaaagagaaatttcAACAGTTGCGTCACAGAATACAG ccagttCTCTATCAAAGGGCATTTATTTGgactgcttccacatttttttttaagctaactTATTCCCTGACAGACTTTTCTTCAACTCAGCATGACTTCAACTCTCCAACTACACCTGTTACCTTCAGT GACCTGGAGCAGTTGGCTAAAGAGCAAGACAAAGAATCAGAGAAACAACTTCTACTCCAGGAAGTGGAGAATCACAAAAAGCAGATGCTCAG CAATCAGGCCTCATGGAGGAAAGCTAATCTCACCTGCAAAATTGCAATCGACAATCTAGAGAAAGCAGAACTTCTTCAGGGAGGAGATCTCTTAAGGCAAAG GAAAACCACCAAAGAGAGCCTGGCCCAGACATCCAGTACCATCACTGAGAGCCTCATGGGGATCAGCAGGATGATGGCCCAGCAGGTCCAGCAGAGCGAGGAGGCCATGCAGTCTCTAG TCACTTCTTCACGAACGATCCTGGATGCAAATGAAGAATTTAAGTCCATGTCGGGCACCATCCAGCTGGGCCGGAAGCTTATCACAAAATACAATCGCCGGGAGCTGACGGACAAGCTTCTCATCTTCCTTGCGCTAGCCCTGTTTCTTGCTACGGTCCTCTATATTGTGAAAAAGCGgctctttccatttttgtga
- the BNIP1 gene encoding vesicle transport protein SEC20 isoform BNIP1-c (isoform BNIP1-c is encoded by transcript variant BNIP1-c), producing MAAPQDVHVRICNQEIVKFDLEVKALIQDIRDCSGPLSALTELNTKVKEKFQQLRHRIQPVLYQRAFIWTASTFFFKLTYSLTDFSSTQHDFNSPTTPVTFSDLEQLAKEQDKESEKQLLLQEVENHKKQMLRKTTKESLAQTSSTITESLMGISRMMAQQVQQSEEAMQSLVTSSRTILDANEEFKSMSGTIQLGRKLITKYNRRELTDKLLIFLALALFLATVLYIVKKRLFPFL from the exons ATGGCGGCTCCCCAAGACGTCCACGTCCGGATCTGTAACCAAGAGATTGTCAAATTTGACCTGGAGGTGAAGGCGCTTATTCAG GATATCCGTGATTGTTCAGGACCCTTAAGTGCTCTTACTGAACTGAATACtaaagtaaaagagaaatttcAACAGTTGCGTCACAGAATACAG ccagttCTCTATCAAAGGGCATTTATTTGgactgcttccacatttttttttaagctaactTATTCCCTGACAGACTTTTCTTCAACTCAGCATGACTTCAACTCTCCAACTACACCTGTTACCTTCAGT GACCTGGAGCAGTTGGCTAAAGAGCAAGACAAAGAATCAGAGAAACAACTTCTACTCCAGGAAGTGGAGAATCACAAAAAGCAGATGCTCAG GAAAACCACCAAAGAGAGCCTGGCCCAGACATCCAGTACCATCACTGAGAGCCTCATGGGGATCAGCAGGATGATGGCCCAGCAGGTCCAGCAGAGCGAGGAGGCCATGCAGTCTCTAG TCACTTCTTCACGAACGATCCTGGATGCAAATGAAGAATTTAAGTCCATGTCGGGCACCATCCAGCTGGGCCGGAAGCTTATCACAAAATACAATCGCCGGGAGCTGACGGACAAGCTTCTCATCTTCCTTGCGCTAGCCCTGTTTCTTGCTACGGTCCTCTATATTGTGAAAAAGCGgctctttccatttttgtga
- the BNIP1 gene encoding vesicle transport protein SEC20 isoform BNIP1 (isoform BNIP1 is encoded by transcript variant BNIP1) has protein sequence MAAPQDVHVRICNQEIVKFDLEVKALIQDIRDCSGPLSALTELNTKVKEKFQQLRHRIQDLEQLAKEQDKESEKQLLLQEVENHKKQMLSNQASWRKANLTCKIAIDNLEKAELLQGGDLLRQRKTTKESLAQTSSTITESLMGISRMMAQQVQQSEEAMQSLVTSSRTILDANEEFKSMSGTIQLGRKLITKYNRRELTDKLLIFLALALFLATVLYIVKKRLFPFL, from the exons ATGGCGGCTCCCCAAGACGTCCACGTCCGGATCTGTAACCAAGAGATTGTCAAATTTGACCTGGAGGTGAAGGCGCTTATTCAG GATATCCGTGATTGTTCAGGACCCTTAAGTGCTCTTACTGAACTGAATACtaaagtaaaagagaaatttcAACAGTTGCGTCACAGAATACAG GACCTGGAGCAGTTGGCTAAAGAGCAAGACAAAGAATCAGAGAAACAACTTCTACTCCAGGAAGTGGAGAATCACAAAAAGCAGATGCTCAG CAATCAGGCCTCATGGAGGAAAGCTAATCTCACCTGCAAAATTGCAATCGACAATCTAGAGAAAGCAGAACTTCTTCAGGGAGGAGATCTCTTAAGGCAAAG GAAAACCACCAAAGAGAGCCTGGCCCAGACATCCAGTACCATCACTGAGAGCCTCATGGGGATCAGCAGGATGATGGCCCAGCAGGTCCAGCAGAGCGAGGAGGCCATGCAGTCTCTAG TCACTTCTTCACGAACGATCCTGGATGCAAATGAAGAATTTAAGTCCATGTCGGGCACCATCCAGCTGGGCCGGAAGCTTATCACAAAATACAATCGCCGGGAGCTGACGGACAAGCTTCTCATCTTCCTTGCGCTAGCCCTGTTTCTTGCTACGGTCCTCTATATTGTGAAAAAGCGgctctttccatttttgtga
- the BNIP1 gene encoding vesicle transport protein SEC20 isoform BNIP1-a (isoform BNIP1-a is encoded by transcript variant BNIP1-a), with protein sequence MAAPQDVHVRICNQEIVKFDLEVKALIQDIRDCSGPLSALTELNTKVKEKFQQLRHRIQDLEQLAKEQDKESEKQLLLQEVENHKKQMLRKTTKESLAQTSSTITESLMGISRMMAQQVQQSEEAMQSLVTSSRTILDANEEFKSMSGTIQLGRKLITKYNRRELTDKLLIFLALALFLATVLYIVKKRLFPFL encoded by the exons ATGGCGGCTCCCCAAGACGTCCACGTCCGGATCTGTAACCAAGAGATTGTCAAATTTGACCTGGAGGTGAAGGCGCTTATTCAG GATATCCGTGATTGTTCAGGACCCTTAAGTGCTCTTACTGAACTGAATACtaaagtaaaagagaaatttcAACAGTTGCGTCACAGAATACAG GACCTGGAGCAGTTGGCTAAAGAGCAAGACAAAGAATCAGAGAAACAACTTCTACTCCAGGAAGTGGAGAATCACAAAAAGCAGATGCTCAG GAAAACCACCAAAGAGAGCCTGGCCCAGACATCCAGTACCATCACTGAGAGCCTCATGGGGATCAGCAGGATGATGGCCCAGCAGGTCCAGCAGAGCGAGGAGGCCATGCAGTCTCTAG TCACTTCTTCACGAACGATCCTGGATGCAAATGAAGAATTTAAGTCCATGTCGGGCACCATCCAGCTGGGCCGGAAGCTTATCACAAAATACAATCGCCGGGAGCTGACGGACAAGCTTCTCATCTTCCTTGCGCTAGCCCTGTTTCTTGCTACGGTCCTCTATATTGTGAAAAAGCGgctctttccatttttgtga